A section of the Triticum dicoccoides isolate Atlit2015 ecotype Zavitan chromosome 7A, WEW_v2.0, whole genome shotgun sequence genome encodes:
- the LOC119333941 gene encoding ubiquitin-like-specific protease ESD4 — MFMQIFLPLNAGLHWYLAALDALKREVRILNSAPAVGPMDELDHALEAITAWFQQAEERIKQLPNPTNWPDFNVATWDKKTIKGLPTQKDGSSCGLYLLKYIMLWTGSKLSKTFSKKDIDMYRRQLAHDILNSDRNLLRKNQQPTRQRQFLTMKFLPKKERGPGRAPAVELHNRYGFRIDIRLKSTFSHFLNNSVCKQ; from the exons ATGTTTATGCAGATTTTTTTACCCTTGAACGCTGGACTACACTGGTATCTGGCAGCCCTAGATGCGCTTAAAAGAGAAGTTCGGATTCTCAATTCAGCCCCTGCTGTTGGTCcaatggatgaactggatcatgcg TTGGAAGCGATAACGGCGTGGTTCCAGCAGGCTGAAGAAAGAATTAAACAACTTCCAAACCCAACAAACTGGCCAGACTTCAACGTAGCCACGTGGGACAAGAAGACAATCAAAGGGCTGCCAACCCAGAAAGACGG GAGCTCTTGTGGACTCTACCTTCTCAAGTACATAATGCTTTGGACGGGATCCAAACTATCCAAAACATTTTCAAAG AAAGATATAGATATGTACAGGAGACAACTTGCACATGACATACTCAACAGTGACAGAAATTTACTCCGGAAAAACCAGCAGCCAACCAGACAAAGGCAATTCCTGACGATGAAGTTTCTACCAAAAAAAGAAAGAGGTCCAGGACGAGCACCAGCAGTAGAACTACACAATAGATATGGCTTTCGCATAGACATTCGTCTTAAATCAACGTTTTCCCATTTTCTCAATAATTCGGTTTGTAAGCAATAA
- the LOC119333942 gene encoding uncharacterized protein LOC119333942: MLDDGDVSKINWATLTLDHLIASLKQYKNNKQTNLAGNLALLQVWYWEKFYVNKVKHNIDIDYFPRQKPLIQSWDKEKVAKREHANFAEGDIIEHLMSDVETVQVIENKVMEKEYIDEYKYFKPLVDGLADIEHNTSLTNRTLLCVVKCLEANKFVLPDISDEEIEPFCKKGDKCTWHKGQHKRQEEGESEHDEEEGESEHDEEQRESREHDSETPAKRQQGLSGTNIGDEGDTNSNAKGTVRRSNRKSKTNKEDEYSYYDHEKRQLRGLKETLQWVNRQDDTTPLAQIGDITLNKSSLHSLTANKLPDNNARYVDCLVSISCFTYYICTGICTNQCSLAILGH, translated from the exons ATGTTGGACGATGGTGATGTAAGTAAGATAAATTGGGCAACCCTCACACTTGATCACCTGATTGCGAGCTTGAAGCAGTACAAGAACAATAAGCAAACAAATCTTGCTGGCAACCTCGCTCTCTTACAG GTGTGGTACTGGGAGAAATTTTATGTGAACAAAGTTAAGCACAATATAGATATAGATTACTTTCCTCGACAGAAGCCTTTGATACAATCATGGgacaaggagaaggtggcaaagaGGGAACATGCCAACTTTGCCGAGGGAGAT attaTTGAGCACCTCATGAGTGACGTGGA AACTGTGCAAGTAATAGAGAATAAAGTCATGGAGAAAGAGTACATAGACGAATACAAGTACTTCAAGCCACTTGTTGATGGTCTGGCTGACATTGAACACAACACAAGCCTGACCAACAGAACCCTGCTTTGTGTTGTCAAGTGTTTGGAG GCTAATAAGTTTGTTCTTCCTGACATATCAGATGAAGAAATTGAG CCTTTTTGTAAGAAGGGTGACAAGTGCACATGGCACAAGGGACAACACAAAAGACAAGAGGAAGGAGAATCTGAACATGATGAAGAGGAAGGAGAATCTGAACATGATGAAGAGCAAAGAGAATCTCGTGAACATGACAGCGAGACACCTGCCAAGCGGCAGCAAGGGCTTTCAGGCACTAATATAGGTGATGAGGGTGACACAAACAGTAATGCCAAAGGGACGGTGCGTCGGTCAAACAGGAAATCAAAAACCAATAAAGAAGACGAGTATTCATACTATGACCATGAAAAGAGGCAACTTCGTG GTCTGAAAGAAACACTACAATGGGTAAACAGACAAGATGATACAACGCCTTTGGCCCAAATTGGTGATATAACACTAAACAAATCATCCCTGCATTCCCTAACAGCCAATAAGTTGCCGGACAACAATGCCAGATATGTGGATTGCTTGGTAAGtatttcatgcttcacttattaCATCTGCACTGGGATATGCACTAATCAGTGCTCACTTGCAATACTAGGCCATTGA
- the LOC119329711 gene encoding protein FAR1-RELATED SEQUENCE 5-like, with protein sequence MDGHSASLEEIEEYHMMVSQMFASEKQGYEHYNRYARAKGFSVRLDDKEYVKGTREVKARRFCCSKEGHRLEKYFQATDQKREPRALTHCGCKAMLEIQHDAGRGQWFVKKFVDVHNHPLADPDQSAFLRSHRRMNDAHKADAVEYRLGGLRTFQIMNVAKKQNGGYPHVGYICRDLYNFFAKYKKKRILGRDADFVLNHMRVQEERDAEFFFKYTTDDEGHLRNLFWADSQSQIDYEAFGDVVVFDSTYRVNRYNLPFVAFVGLNHHRSTVVFGIGVVSDETHKSYEWLLQTFVEAMGHKEPISVITDGDSAMRKAIRKILPRTDHRLCSWHIEQNMIRHLRNPMLDDFKKLIYCRMGVYQFEKSWAEFKANYEIEEENEWMSRMYKLRKKLAAAYTKGRYFLGMQSNQHSESLNSRLHNHLDRKMSLVDVVEHTEHCISRMRRNEAELDAICSQSVPFTRIDACLLEINAARIYTAKIFKMVRDCIRRSCAWVIQEQTTVNDLVRYEVVLKDGAEGGSRRLFSVECSFDGSLMNGAFCPCRKMECEAIPCAHIFAVLVFVGAATIPPCCVNKRLTMEAKAAFMSVRNANTHVWSEKMSRYRELRNIASMALFKVSKSGERSQQVKDYLQSIIDGPIENDDNTEETTFGPIPSHYSAASQASAERVLDPKIVDTKGAPCKKRMKPFHETLRETNRRKKRTRSCGQCKSSEHDRRKCPDLGK encoded by the coding sequence ATGGATGGTCATAGTGCTAGCTTGGAGGAGATAGAAGAATATCACATGATGGTTAGTCAGATGTTTGCAAGCGAGAAGCAAGGTTACGAGCACTACAACAGATATGCAAGAGCAAAAGGTTTTAGTGTCAGATTGGATGACAAGGAGTACGTGAAGGGCACCAGAGAGGTGAAAGCAAGACGTTTCTGCTGCTCTAAAGAAGGGCACCGACTGGAGAAGTACTTTCAAGCGACTGACCAAAAAAGGGAGCCACGGGCGCTGACCCATTGTGGTTGCAAAGCTATGCTTGAGATCCAACATGATGCAGGCAGGGGTCAGTGGTTTGTTAAGAAGTTTGTTGATGTCCATAACCACCCGCTAGCCGACCCGGACCAATCTGCTTTTCTACGGTCTCACCGTCGGATGAACGATGCTCACAAGGCTGATGCAGTGGAATACAGACTTGGTGGTCTCCGTACGTTCCAAATCATGAATGTGGCAAAGAAACAAAACGGCGGCTATCCTCATGTTGGGTATATTTGTCGAGACCTCTACAATTTCTTCGCCAAGTACAAGAAAAAAAGAATCTTAGGCAGGGATGCTGACTTTGTGCTGAACCATATGAGAGTACAGGAAGAACGAGATGCTGAGTTTTTCTTCAAATACACCACAGATGATGAAGGACATCTTCGAAATTTATTCTGGGCAGATTCACAGTCTCAGATTGATTATGAAGCATTCGGCGATGTAGTTGTGTTTGACAGCACTTATCGGGTCAACCGCTACAATCTCCCTTTTGTTGCATTTGTTGGACTGAACCATCATCGTAGTACTGTTGTTTTCGGGATTGGTGTTGTTTCAGATGAGACCCACAAGTCATACGAGTGGCTACTTCAGACCTTTGTAGAGGCGATGGGTCATAAGGAGCCCATATCTGTTATCACAGATGGAGACTCGGCAATGAGAAAAGCAATTAGGAAGATTTTGCCAAGGACAGACCATCGGCTATGCAGTTGGCACATTGAGCAGAACATGATACGCCACCTGCGTAATccaatgcttgatgacttcaaaaAACTCATATACTGTCGAATGGGAGTTTACCAGTTTGAGAAATCATGGGCTGAGTTCAAGGCGAATTATGAGATCGAAGAGGAGAATGAATGGATGTCCAGAATGTACAAACTTAGGAAAAAGTTGGCCGCAGCTTATACCAAGGGACGATATTTCTTGGGTATGCAGAGCAACCAGCATAGTGAGAGTCTGAACTCTAGGCTCCACAATCATCTGGACCGGAAAATGTCGTTGGTTGATGTGGTGGAGCACACTGAGCACTGCATATCACGTATGCGGAGGAACGAGGCCGAGTTGGATGCAATATGTTCGCAGTCAGTTCCTTTCACTAGAATAGATGCTTGTCTGTTGGAGATAAATGCTGCTCGTATTTATACAGCAAAAATTTTCAAGATGGTAAGAGATTGTATCCGGAGATCATGTGCATGGGTGATTCAAGAGCAAACAACAGTAAATGACTTGGTCAGGTATGAAGTAGTGTTAAAAGATGGAGCGGAAGGAGGGAGCAGACGTCTGTTCTCTGTAGAGTGTTCTTTTGATGGTTCGTTGATGAATGGTGCCTTTTGTCCTTGCCGTAAGATGGAGTGTGAAGCCATCCCTTGCGCGCACATTTTTGCTGTTCTGGTTTTTGTAGGGGCAGCGACCATTCCTCCATGTTGTGTTAACAAAAGGTTGACAATGGAAGCCAAGGCTGCATTCATGTCAGTGAGAAATGCAAATACACATGTGTGGTCAGAAAAGATGAGTCGTTACCGTGAACTGAGAAACATAGCTAGTATGGCCCTATTCAAAGTATCAAAAAGCGGGGAGCGTTCGCAGCAGGTGAAAGATTATCTCCAAAGTATCATCGATGGGCCCATCGAGAATGATGATAACACCGAGGAGACAACATTTGGTCCTATACCCTCTCACTACTCTGCCGCAAGCCAAGCTTCAGCGGAGAGAGTCCTTGATCCAAAAATAGTCGACACAAAAGGTGCTCCATGCAAGAAGAGAATGAAGCCATTTCACGAGACGTTGAGGGAAACAAACAGGCGGAAGAAGAGAACTAGAAGCTGCGGCCAATGTAAAAGTTCCGAACATGACAGGCGGAAATGTCCAGATTTAGGGAAATAA